The following coding sequences lie in one Cyanobacterium sp. Dongsha4 genomic window:
- a CDS encoding DUF6745 domain-containing protein: MAWFDFKTTISGLNSPKQITVDDVNSKLISLEEKWQQEALSTQPINFPVLESNLSKVYQNLGHNSPQFIYFSSPYQLGEYLIKLVIESFSQENLQLLTRKILFHLQAGEKGLLKEITKEVTIVFYHYLNFVLGDNLKGKFRADFESNKNTKLADIDLNLKVLIEKRRSHHKKQDNIKQLVRQIKIKLNEYFLVFIFQYLGKKIKNKIVKEALKKIVNILHQSNANQHLSPLADESGKNLFTKDFLTPELLCLKAIKFECYNYLCQSVNHEKRWESWQKLITNSGWFIAGEKFCLISDKPREINVNKDYLLHKEGALALVYQDDQGLYAYEGVILPPQYGQIKSENWQGKWLLQENNAELRRVLIQGIGYDKLATELKAEEVDTWGEYTILRFNDIIDDIDQQPICLLKMICPSTNFIHALRIPPDFTSAREAIRWINWGIDPDDIIMAS, from the coding sequence ATGGCTTGGTTTGACTTTAAAACTACTATTAGTGGACTAAATTCTCCTAAGCAAATTACTGTAGATGACGTTAATAGTAAACTAATTTCTTTAGAGGAAAAGTGGCAACAAGAGGCTTTATCAACTCAACCAATTAATTTCCCTGTTTTAGAGTCTAATTTGAGTAAAGTCTATCAAAACTTAGGTCATAATTCTCCTCAATTTATTTATTTTAGTAGTCCTTATCAACTAGGAGAATATTTGATCAAATTAGTAATTGAATCATTTTCACAGGAAAATTTACAGTTATTAACCCGTAAAATTTTATTTCATTTACAAGCAGGTGAAAAAGGATTATTAAAAGAAATTACTAAGGAAGTAACAATTGTCTTTTATCATTACTTAAATTTCGTTTTAGGGGATAATCTCAAAGGAAAATTTAGAGCCGATTTTGAGTCCAATAAAAATACTAAGTTAGCAGATATTGATCTGAATTTAAAAGTTCTAATTGAAAAGAGGCGATCGCACCATAAAAAACAAGATAATATAAAGCAATTAGTCAGACAAATTAAAATCAAATTAAATGAGTATTTCTTAGTTTTTATCTTTCAATACTTAGGGAAAAAAATTAAAAATAAAATAGTTAAAGAAGCCCTAAAAAAGATTGTTAATATATTACACCAATCAAACGCAAATCAACATCTCTCTCCATTAGCAGATGAATCTGGAAAAAATCTATTTACTAAAGATTTTCTGACCCCAGAATTATTATGTTTAAAAGCCATTAAATTTGAATGCTATAATTATCTTTGTCAAAGTGTTAATCATGAGAAAAGATGGGAAAGTTGGCAAAAACTTATAACTAATAGTGGTTGGTTTATAGCAGGAGAAAAATTCTGTTTAATAAGCGATAAACCAAGAGAAATTAACGTCAATAAAGATTACTTATTACATAAAGAAGGGGCATTAGCACTTGTTTACCAAGATGATCAAGGATTATATGCTTATGAAGGGGTAATTTTACCGCCTCAATATGGACAAATCAAATCAGAAAATTGGCAAGGAAAATGGCTATTACAGGAAAACAATGCAGAGTTAAGAAGAGTATTAATTCAAGGAATCGGTTATGACAAACTTGCCACAGAATTAAAAGCCGAAGAAGTGGACACTTGGGGAGAATATACCATTTTAAGATTTAATGACATTATCGACGACATTGATCAACAACCAATTTGTTTACTAAAAATGATTTGTCCTAGTACCAATTTTATTCATGCTTTGCGAATTCCTCCAGATTTCACCTCCGCTAGAGAAGCGATACGTTGGATTAACTGGGGAATTGATCCAGATGATATTATTATGGCTAGTTAG